TCAGGAGCCTGGAGGTTCTTACCTCAGGAGCATGGGGGTCTTACCTCAGGAGCCTGGGGGTCTTACCTCAGGAGCCTGGAGGTTCTTACCTCAGGAGCCTGGGGGTCTTACCTCAGGAGCCTGGGGGGTCTTACCTCAGGAGCCTGGGGGTCTTACCTCAGGAGCCTGGGGGGTCTTACCTCAGGAGCCTGGGGGGTCTTACCTCAGGAGCATTGGGGGTTCTCACCTCAGGAGTCTGGGGGGGGTCTTACCTCAGGAGCCTGGGGGTTCTTACCTCAGGAGCCTGGGAGTTCTTACCTCAGGAGTCTGGGGGGGGTCTTACCTCAGGAGCCCGGGGGTTCTTACCTCAGGAGCCTGGGGGGTCTTACCTCAGGAGCCTGGGGGGTCTTACATCGGGAGCCTGGGGGTCTTACCTCAGGAGCCTGGGGGGTCTTACATCGGGAGCCTGGGGGTCTTACCTCAGGAGCCTGGGGGGTCTTACCTCAGGAGCCTGGGGGTTCTTACCTCAGGAGCCTGGGGGGTCTTACCTCAGGAGCCTGGGGGGTCTCACCTCAGGAGTCTGGGGGTTCTCACCTCAGGAGCCTGGGGGGTCTTACCTCAGGAGCCTGGGGGTCTTACATCGGGAGCCTGGGGGGGGTCTTACCTCAGGAGCCTGGGGGATCTTACCGcaggagccgggggggggggtcttacCTCAGTGGCCGAAGGTGCTGAAGCAGGCTAAGCTGTCCACGGAGCAGGGCGCCGGCCTGGGTAGAGTCCTGTAGGAAGTTGCCAGCTCCAGCGCCCAGGCCGTCTTCCCTCTGTGGGTGCTGGGGCAGCCTGAGTGCCCTGCTGGGTCTGCAGGGagacctcccctccccaaaccccacccccaccactaggAGTCACTCCCATGGCTGCTCGGGAAGCCTTGAGGGGCGGCCACCAGCACCCACTGCCTGGGGACAGTCCAGGGTAGCCCCCTTCCCACCCTGCCTCACTGGGTGGCCCCAGGACACTGGACTTCAGGGTGGGGGGCTGCCTCTGGGGGCCGCGGTATCCTGCACGTAGCCCAGGCCTCAGAGCAGCCAGCACAGCCGACCTGTGGGTCCAGCCAACCAGGGCCTGGTCAGCCTGGTTACCTGCCGACCTGCACCCAACACCTGGCCTTCCTCCCACCTGAGTTGGCACCTGCGGAGCCTAGAAGAGTGGGACCCTCTGGCCTGGGCCCCTGCCGAGCCCGCTTACCCAGGCACCCTTGGGCCCAGCCTGGCCCACGGCCTCCAGCTCCCACGTCCACCCTCTGCCGGCCTGGCTCAGCTGCTGGGAGAGGCCCTGGAGCTCCTGCAGGACCTGGCGGTGTCTGTGCAGAGTGTcccccagggccagggccaggtccCCTGCGGAGAGACGCTGGGCTGGACAGGCCACCGGTGAGGGCGCCCTGGAGATGGAAGATGGGGGCAGCACTGCCCAGCTGGAGCCCAGGCCACCTGCCCCTGAGGCCTCACCTGCCAGCCCCGGGGCCACACTCTCCTCCTGGGCACCAGGGTCTCCGTCCTCCCTGGAGCCCAGCGCCAGCCGCAGCCCCTCCAGCTGGGCCTCCAGACGGAGCTGCTCTCTCTGCAGGGCGGGCAGGGGGGGCACCTGAGGGAGACGGGGGAAGGGGCCTCAGCAGCCTCCAGGGCACCTCTCAGCCACTGGCCCTCAGTGCCACCCACCTGTCCTCCTCACCACTGACCCTCCCCACTGGCCCTGACTCCAACAAGACCCTCATCCCTGACCCCGGCCCTGACTGCAGCCTTAACTCCAGCCCTGACTCCAGCAAGACCACTGACCCTGGCCCTGACTGCGGCCTTAACCCCAGCCTTGACATCAGTCAGGACCCCAGCCCTCACTTCAGCAAGACCCCCtgaccctggccctggccctgactCCAGCAAGACCCCTGACCCTGGCCCTAACTCCAGTGAGGACCCCGGCCCTGACCCCAGCGAGGACCCCCTGACCCTGACCTTGACTACAGCCTTAACCCCAGCCCTGACTCCAGCAGGGACCGTGGCCCTAACTCCCGCGAGACCCCCTGACCCTGGCCCTGACCGCAGCCTTAAACCTCAGCCTTGCCCTGACTCTTGGCCCCgacctgtctccccagctcagcaCCCCTGCCCAGCCAGCCCCAACTGGAGGAGCTTGAGGCTGGGCCTAGCCTCACCACCGTCTCCTTGTCCCCCTGGGTGCAGAGCTCTGCGGGCAGGTAGGGATGGGACAGCCTCAGACCAGCCACCCCAGGCACCCAGGCCCCTGTCACCTCTGGGTCCGGATCCCTCAGACTAAAGGCCAGGAAGGACAGGACATCATGGTCATCTGGGGGGGGCCAGAGCAGAGAGGTCAGATGCCTGGCCCGCCACCCCACCCCGGgatcctccctgcccccaccccacatggCCTGGGGCCCATTCTGACGCTGCTCAGCGGAGGCTCCAGGGAGGCTGAGGGGTCCCTGGCCAGCCAGAGGGGCCCCGTGGTGGGAGCGGGGACCAGGCTGTGGCGACCCCTGGTCTGGGGAGCAGGGTCCTGGCTCCTAGGAACCCTCCCCCGAAAGCCTCGATCGTCCCTGCCTCTAAGGCTCCTTGGGGCAACCCGCTTTCTCCATGCCCTGGGGTCTCCATCGCTGCCCCCCCAGGTAGGGCCATGGAGGGCTGCTCTCCCTTCTCGAGACAGGGATCCCTCATCCCACCTGCCAGGTTGCCTGTGGCAGCAGAGACCCCAAAGAGCCCCCCGGGGGCCAAAGCCAGGGGCCCCACACTGAAGCAATCCTCCTCAGGGTCCTGGGCAGTGAGGCCGCTGGACAGGGTCACCTGTGGGGAGAGGAGGTGCTGGGAGTGCCATCCCACTCCTGGGCCAGGCCCAGTGGACGGGCCTAGTGGTTGGACCTCCCTGGGTCACCCcggggggagccagggctctcaGCAGGCTGCAGGGGCCCCCTCCCCAATTTtctagcctcccccaccccatcctctgcaggaccaccccccacctgccctgggtcccccaccctcctccccagGACCCTGCAGGGTGGGCCTCACCCGCAGCCTCTGCCCCCAGTAGGTGACCCGCACTCGGAAGGGGTACGGCCGGTTCCGGAAGTCTCGGTGGCAGGAGCCCAGCTCACGCCCGCCCCTGTGGACACAGGTCACTCAGTGGCCAGGGGAGGGCAGTACAGAGGAGGCTGTGGGGATACTTCCTGTGACATGGGGGGGACCTGGAGGGCCAGCCCCACAGCCAGCTCAGTGGCCCCCACCAGGCGGGCAGAGGCCAGGATGGACACAGGGGGCAGGGGAGCcccagggggcagagcaggccccATGGGCAGGGGAGGCTCCGTGGGCAGAGCAGGCCCCGTGGGCAGGGGAGACCTTTACCCGAGTGATGGTGAGGTGGTGGAGGCTGTGTGCCCATCCCAGGCCAGCAGGCGGATGGCAGGGCTGCCCTGTGGGAGGGGCCGTGTGAGCCTGTGCCAGACTGCCcatgggggtgggttggggggcagGTCACCCACCTGGCTGTCACCCACCTGGCTGCTCCCAGAGTCCAGGACCACGGCGATGCTGTCCCTGGTGGCAGGCCCCCCCAGGACGGAGTCCCCGTGGCCCCCTTCCCGGCTGTACCACACGGCCTGCAGGCAAGGGTTCAATGGGGACATGTCCCTCTCACGGGCACCCCGCCACTGACCGCTGGCCACTCACCATGCCCTGGGCTCCCCAGCGGCCGCGCCCCGTCACCCGCAGCTGCACATCCACCTGCCAGGCGAGGAAGGGGGCTGGGGCCCTGGTCCACACGGCTCCCCTGCGGCCGGGCAGCGATGGGGCCAGGCGCAGCTCCTCAGGGCCCAGGATGGCATCTGGGAGTCAGAGGTCACTGGCAGGCTCTCAGGAGGTAGAGTGGGCATCTCCACCCCCACTCACTCCCCTGGACTCAGCCAAGGGTGTCCCCGGCCCCCTGcctgcaccactccactgctacctggggccatttctttctttctaatatttatttctttcaatGAAAGGGGTacacagaaagagagggacaggccggagctctgctcagctctggctgatggtggtgctggggactgaacctgggacctaggagcccaggtaggagagtcttttttatttgtttattttttgttaacatttctcagttttcttttcttttctttttcttttttaagattttatttatgagaaagacaggaggagagagaaagaaccagataccactctggcacatgtgctgccgggagtcgaacacaggacctcatgcttgagagtccaaagccttatcactgcaccacctcctggaccacacaagagagtctttttacagacttgtgatgctgtctcctcagtctgtcacttctttctttttaaatatttttttgaaatttcgttttattttattttattttttaaagattttaatttatttatgagaaagataggaggagagagaaagaaccagacatcactctggcacatgtgctgccggggatcaaactcaggacctcatgcttgagagtccaaagctttaccactgcgccagctcccggaccacactattttattttttcaccagagcactgttcagctctggcttatggtggtgtgggggactgaacctgggactttggagcctcaggcgtgagagtctgtttgcataaccattatgctatctaccctccgcctgaaacttcattttattttataagacagaaattggggggaggcagaggggaaaaa
This DNA window, taken from Erinaceus europaeus chromosome 16, mEriEur2.1, whole genome shotgun sequence, encodes the following:
- the LMAN1L gene encoding protein ERGIC-53-like, which codes for MWGLLQTLSTCLLLLLPCCPEGTRVPHRRFEYKFSFKGPRLAVPGAGIPFWSHHGDAILGPEELRLAPSLPGRRGAVWTRAPAPFLAWQVDVQLRVTGRGRWGAQGMAVWYSREGGHGDSVLGGPATRDSIAVVLDSGSSQGSPAIRLLAWDGHTASTTSPSLGGGRELGSCHRDFRNRPYPFRVRVTYWGQRLRVTLSSGLTAQDPEEDCFSVGPLALAPGGLFGVSAATGNLADDHDVLSFLAFSLRDPDPEVPPLPALQREQLRLEAQLEGLRLALGSREDGDPGAQEESVAPGLAGDLALALGDTLHRHRQVLQELQGLSQQLSQAGRGWTWELEAVGQAGPKGAWDSTQAGALLRGQLSLLQHLRPLRDAAAHMASAARPLYLPAGTQHHFSELEQLLELLQRDLRGLVRAAKAPHTSGQHPKALGCLQPGLFLLFLLAQAAALCCLLHFRQQLDQHLQELLSTHSPARSPAPHFPRVLGAMRRQPPTPSAQA